In Bos indicus x Bos taurus breed Angus x Brahman F1 hybrid chromosome 23, Bos_hybrid_MaternalHap_v2.0, whole genome shotgun sequence, a single genomic region encodes these proteins:
- the PFDN6 gene encoding prefoldin subunit 6, with product MAELIQKKLQGEVEKYQQLQKDLSKSMSGRQKLEAQLTENNIVKEELALLDGSNVVFKLLGPVLVKQELGEARATVGKRLDYITAEIKRYESQLRDLEQQSEQQRETLAQLQQEFQRAQAAKAGAPGKA from the exons ATGGCTGAGCTAATCCAGAAGAAGCTGCAGGGAGAagtggagaaatatcaacagctgCAGAAGG ACTTGAGTAAATCCATGTCAGGGAGGCAGAAACTAGAGGCACAACTAACAGAAAATAATATCGTGAAGGAG GAACTGGCCTTGCTGGATGGATCCAACGTGGTGTTTAAACTTCTGGGGCCCGTGTTGGTCAAACAGGAGCTTGGGGAAGCTCGGGCCACAGTGGGGAAAAGGCTGGACTACATCACAGCTGAGAT TAAGCGATATGAATCCCAGCTCCGAGACCTAGAGCAGCAGTCAGAACAACAGAGGGAGACCCTTGCTCAGCTGCAGCAGGAGTTTCAGCGGGCGCAGGCGGCAAAGGCAGGAGCTCCTGGGAAAGCCTGA